The segment ATTATCAGCAATTGGTAATTTTTCAATCTCTCCAAGTCTGAACTCTACATTTTTATAATCTCCTCTCTCTGCATTTTCTTTTGCTTTTTCAATCATCTCTTTTGTCATATCTACACCAATTACTTTCCCATTCTCACCAACTTTTTTATCAGCAAGAAAACTATCAAATCCTGCACCTGAACCAAGATCAAGAACAGTCTCTCCTTCTTTCAAAGAAGCAAGAGCAACTGGATTTCCACAACCAAGACCTAAATTTGCCCCTTCGGGAACTGTTTCAAGTTCTTCCGCAGTGTAGCCTATCTTCTTACTAATATTCTCTGTTGAACTATTGCTTTCATTGCAAATATTATGAGTGCAACAGGAACTATCCTTTTTAGCTATTTTTGCATAGCCCTCTCTCACTAATTTCTTTATCTCTTTTTCTTTCATTTTAATCACCTATAAATTCATTTAAAAAATTATTTTGAGATAATTTCTTTCATCATAGGACCAAGCATATCCTTTACCATTTCTGTAAGATCTTCTACTTTAATTAAAGAAATACAGCATATTTTTTCATCTTTCTCATAACTCATAACGGCTAACTTGTCACCAGCTCTGATATTTGCCTTTTCCCTTATATGCTTTGGAATTACTGTCTGTCCTCTCTCATCCACACTTATTATTGATTC is part of the Actinomycetota bacterium genome and harbors:
- a CDS encoding arsenite methyltransferase, with amino-acid sequence MKEKEIKKLVREGYAKIAKKDSSCCTHNICNESNSSTENISKKIGYTAEELETVPEGANLGLGCGNPVALASLKEGETVLDLGSGAGFDSFLADKKVGENGKVIGVDMTKEMIEKAKENAERGDYKNVEFRLGEIEKLPIADNTIDVVISNCVINLSPNKRRVFKEIFRVLKPGGRIAISDIAILKELPEKIKESIDAYVGCVAGAILIDEYRRIVEISGLKDIVITVKDSSACIDDDTKDPIGRDILNLLGENESLEGYVASIHIEGRKGEQ
- a CDS encoding AbrB/MazE/SpoVT family DNA-binding domain-containing protein, yielding MTKKSKEENICTPNDKKIRCCKVESIISVDERGQTVIPKHIREKANIRAGDKLAVMSYEKDEKICCISLIKVEDLTEMVKDMLGPMMKEIISK